In one Streptomyces venezuelae genomic region, the following are encoded:
- a CDS encoding MATE family efflux transporter, with product MTQAPAAPKAARRRHDREIIALAVPAFGALVAEPLFVLADSAIVGHLGTAQLAGLGVASALLTTAVSIFVFLAYATTAAVARRVGAGDLQAAIRQGMDGIWLALLLGAAVIAVVLPTAPALVDLFGASDTAAPYAVTYLRISSLGIPAMLVVLAATGVLRGLQDTRTPLYVAIGGFVANGVLNVGLVYGADLGIAGSAWGTVIAQCGMAAVYLYVVVRGAKRHGASLRPDAAGIRACAQAGAPLLVRTLSLRAILMIATAVAARLGDSDVAAHQIVLSLWSLLAFALDAIAIAGQAIIGRYLGADDPDGARAVCRRMVQWGIASGVVLGLLVVLARPVFIPLFTGDGDVQDAALPALVVIALAQPICGIVFVLDGVLMGAGDGPYLAWAMIVTLAAFTPVALLVPTFGGGLTALWGAMTLMMAVRMLTLWLRSRSGRWLVTGATR from the coding sequence ATGACACAGGCTCCCGCGGCACCCAAGGCCGCACGGCGAAGGCATGACCGAGAGATCATCGCACTCGCCGTCCCCGCTTTCGGCGCGCTCGTGGCCGAGCCGCTCTTCGTGCTCGCCGACAGCGCCATCGTCGGGCATCTCGGCACCGCACAACTTGCCGGCCTCGGCGTCGCCTCGGCGCTCCTCACCACCGCGGTGAGCATCTTCGTCTTCCTCGCGTACGCCACCACGGCCGCCGTCGCCCGCCGAGTCGGCGCCGGAGATCTCCAGGCGGCCATCCGGCAGGGCATGGACGGCATCTGGCTCGCGCTGCTCCTCGGCGCCGCCGTCATCGCCGTCGTCCTGCCGACCGCCCCCGCTCTCGTCGACCTCTTCGGCGCCTCCGACACCGCGGCCCCGTACGCCGTCACCTATCTGCGGATCTCCTCGCTCGGCATCCCCGCCATGCTCGTCGTGCTCGCCGCCACCGGCGTACTGCGCGGTCTGCAGGACACCCGCACCCCGCTGTACGTCGCCATCGGCGGCTTCGTCGCCAACGGCGTCCTCAACGTCGGCCTCGTCTACGGCGCGGACCTCGGCATCGCAGGATCCGCCTGGGGCACCGTCATCGCCCAGTGCGGCATGGCTGCCGTGTACCTCTACGTCGTCGTACGGGGCGCCAAGCGCCACGGCGCCTCCCTGCGTCCCGACGCCGCCGGGATCCGGGCCTGCGCACAAGCCGGTGCACCGCTTCTCGTCCGTACGCTGTCGCTGCGCGCCATCCTGATGATCGCGACCGCCGTCGCCGCCCGCCTCGGCGACTCCGACGTGGCCGCCCACCAGATCGTGCTGTCCCTGTGGAGTCTGCTGGCCTTCGCGCTCGACGCCATCGCAATCGCCGGACAGGCGATCATCGGACGCTACCTGGGCGCCGACGATCCTGACGGAGCCCGCGCCGTCTGCCGACGCATGGTCCAGTGGGGCATCGCCTCGGGGGTGGTCCTCGGCCTGCTGGTCGTCCTCGCCCGGCCCGTGTTCATCCCGCTCTTCACCGGTGACGGCGACGTCCAGGACGCGGCCCTGCCGGCTCTCGTCGTCATCGCGCTCGCCCAGCCCATCTGCGGGATCGTCTTCGTTCTGGACGGCGTCCTGATGGGCGCGGGCGACGGCCCGTACCTCGCCTGGGCAATGATCGTCACGCTGGCCGCCTTCACCCCCGTCGCCCTGCTCGTACCGACCTTCGGCGGCGGTCTGACCGCGCTGTGGGGAGCGATGACGCTGATGATGGCGGTCCGGATGCTGACCCTGTGGCTGCGCTCCCGCTCCGGCCGCTGGCTCGTCACGGGCGCCACGCGCTGA
- the dnaB gene encoding replicative DNA helicase: MSISEPLDDPWADSGPSDRLPVSRQRRDGGGGRSRDEQHDRGREGGWDGGGSSFERVPPQDLDAEQSVLGGMLLSKDAIADVVEVLKGHDFYRPAHETIYASILDLYAKGEPADPITVAAELTKRGEITKVGGASYLHTLVQTVPTAANAEYYAEIVHERAVLRRLVEAGTKITQMGYAADGDVDEIVNSAQAEIYAVTEQRTTEDYLPLGDIMEGALDEIEAIGSRSGEMTGVPTGFTDLDQLTNGLHPGQMIIIAARPAMGKSTLALDFARACSIKHNMPSVIFSLEMGRNEIAMRLLSAEARVALHHMRSGTMTDEDWTRLARRMPDVSAAPLYIDDSPNLSMMEIRAKCRRLKQRNDLKLVVIDYLQLMQSGGSKRSESRQQEVSDMSRNLKLLAKELELPVIALSQLNRGPEQRTDKKPMVSDLRESGSIEQDADMVILLHREDAYEKESPRAGEADIIVGKHRNGPTATITVAFQGHYSRFVDMAQT; encoded by the coding sequence GTGAGTATCTCCGAGCCTTTGGACGACCCCTGGGCCGACAGCGGTCCCAGTGACCGTCTGCCCGTCTCCCGCCAGCGCCGCGACGGCGGTGGTGGCCGGAGCCGCGACGAACAGCACGATCGTGGCCGCGAGGGCGGCTGGGACGGTGGGGGCTCGTCGTTCGAGCGCGTTCCCCCGCAGGATCTCGACGCGGAGCAGTCGGTGCTCGGCGGCATGCTGCTCTCCAAGGACGCGATCGCCGACGTCGTCGAGGTCCTCAAGGGCCACGATTTCTACCGGCCCGCGCACGAGACGATCTACGCCTCGATCCTCGACCTCTACGCGAAGGGCGAGCCGGCCGACCCCATCACCGTGGCGGCCGAGCTCACCAAGCGGGGCGAGATCACCAAGGTCGGCGGCGCATCGTATCTGCACACGCTCGTGCAGACGGTGCCGACAGCGGCGAACGCGGAGTACTACGCGGAGATCGTCCACGAGCGGGCGGTGCTGCGCCGCCTCGTCGAGGCCGGCACGAAGATCACCCAGATGGGATACGCGGCCGACGGCGACGTCGACGAGATCGTCAACAGCGCCCAGGCCGAGATCTACGCGGTCACCGAGCAGCGCACCACGGAGGACTACCTTCCGCTCGGCGACATCATGGAGGGTGCTCTCGACGAGATCGAGGCGATCGGCTCGCGGTCGGGCGAGATGACCGGCGTGCCGACCGGCTTCACCGACCTCGACCAGCTCACCAACGGTCTGCACCCGGGCCAGATGATCATCATCGCGGCCCGTCCCGCCATGGGTAAGTCGACGCTGGCCCTCGACTTCGCGCGGGCCTGTTCGATCAAGCACAACATGCCGAGCGTGATCTTCTCGCTCGAAATGGGGCGCAACGAGATCGCCATGCGTCTGCTCTCCGCCGAGGCACGCGTGGCCCTGCACCACATGCGCTCCGGCACGATGACCGACGAGGACTGGACGCGCCTCGCCCGCCGCATGCCGGACGTCTCGGCCGCCCCGCTCTACATCGACGACTCCCCGAACCTGTCGATGATGGAGATCCGTGCGAAGTGCCGCCGCCTCAAGCAGCGGAACGACCTGAAGCTCGTCGTCATTGACTATCTGCAGCTGATGCAGTCGGGCGGATCCAAGCGGTCCGAGAGCCGCCAGCAGGAAGTCTCGGACATGTCGCGAAACCTGAAGCTCCTCGCCAAGGAACTGGAGCTGCCGGTCATCGCCCTCTCGCAGCTGAACCGTGGTCCCGAGCAGCGCACCGACAAGAAGCCCATGGTCTCCGACCTGCGTGAATCCGGCTCGATCGAGCAGGACGCGGACATGGTGATCCTGCTGCACCGCGAGGACGCGTACGAGAAGGAGTC
- the rplI gene encoding 50S ribosomal protein L9 encodes MKIILTHEVSGLGAAGEVVDVKDGYARNYLIPRNFAIRWTKGGEKDVEQIRRARKIHEIATIEQANEIKAQLEGVKVRLAVRSGDAGRLFGSVTPADVASAIEAAGGPKVDKRRVELGSPIKTLGAHTTSVRLHPEVAAKVNVEVVSA; translated from the coding sequence ATGAAGATCATCCTCACCCACGAGGTCTCCGGCCTCGGTGCCGCCGGCGAGGTCGTAGACGTCAAGGACGGCTACGCCCGCAACTACCTGATCCCGCGGAACTTCGCGATCCGCTGGACCAAGGGTGGCGAGAAGGACGTCGAGCAGATCCGTCGTGCTCGCAAGATCCACGAGATCGCGACCATCGAGCAGGCCAACGAGATCAAGGCCCAGCTCGAGGGCGTCAAGGTCCGTCTGGCCGTCCGCTCCGGCGACGCCGGTCGTCTCTTCGGTTCCGTCACCCCGGCCGACGTCGCTTCGGCGATCGAGGCTGCCGGTGGTCCGAAGGTCGACAAGCGTCGTGTCGAGCTGGGCTCGCCGATCAAGACCCTGGGCGCCCACACGACGTCCGTGCGTCTGCACCCCGAGGTTGCCGCGAAGGTCAACGTCGAGGTCGTCTCCGCCTAA
- the rpsR gene encoding 30S ribosomal protein S18, with protein MAKPPVRKPKKKVCAFCKDKVTYVDYKDTNMLRKFISDRGKIRARRVTGNCTQHQRDVATAVKNSREMALLPYTSTAR; from the coding sequence ATGGCGAAGCCGCCTGTGCGCAAGCCTAAGAAGAAGGTCTGCGCTTTTTGCAAGGACAAGGTCACGTACGTGGACTACAAGGACACGAACATGCTGCGGAAGTTCATTTCCGACCGCGGCAAGATCCGTGCCCGCCGCGTGACCGGCAACTGCACGCAGCACCAGCGTGACGTCGCCACGGCCGTGAAGAACAGCCGTGAGATGGCGCTGCTGCCCTACACGTCCACCGCGCGATAA
- the rpsF gene encoding 30S ribosomal protein S6: MRHYEVMVILDPDLEERAVSPLIENFLSVVREGNGKVEKVDTWGRRRLSYEIKKKPEGIYSVIDLQAEPAVVKELDRQMNLNESVLRTKVLRPEMH; the protein is encoded by the coding sequence ATGCGTCACTACGAAGTGATGGTCATCCTCGACCCCGATCTCGAGGAGCGCGCTGTCTCCCCGCTGATCGAGAACTTCCTCTCCGTCGTCCGTGAGGGCAACGGAAAGGTCGAGAAGGTCGACACCTGGGGCCGTCGTCGTCTGTCCTACGAGATCAAGAAGAAGCCCGAGGGCATCTACTCGGTCATCGACCTGCAGGCCGAGCCTGCGGTCGTCAAGGAGCTCGACCGACAGATGAACCTGAACGAGTCGGTCCTCCGGACCAAGGTCCTCCGTCCCGAGATGCACTGA
- a CDS encoding single-stranded DNA-binding protein yields MAGETVITVVGNLVDDPELRFTPSGAAVAKFRVASTPRTFDRQTNEWKDGESLFLTCSVWRQAAENVAESLQRGMRVVVQGRLKQRSYEDREGIKRTVYELDVEEVGASLKNATAKVTKTTGRGGQGGYGGGGGGQQGGGWGGGSGGGQQQGGGGAPADDPWATGAPAGGGQQQGGGGGGWGGSSGGSGGGYSDEPPF; encoded by the coding sequence ATGGCAGGCGAGACCGTCATCACGGTCGTCGGCAATCTTGTCGACGACCCCGAGCTGCGCTTCACCCCCTCCGGTGCGGCGGTCGCGAAGTTCCGTGTCGCGTCCACCCCCCGCACCTTCGACCGCCAGACGAACGAGTGGAAGGACGGCGAGAGCCTCTTCCTCACCTGCTCGGTCTGGCGTCAGGCGGCGGAGAACGTCGCGGAGTCGCTTCAGCGAGGCATGCGCGTCGTCGTGCAGGGCCGACTGAAGCAGCGGTCCTACGAGGACCGTGAGGGCATCAAGCGCACGGTCTACGAGCTGGACGTCGAGGAAGTCGGCGCCAGCCTGAAGAACGCCACGGCCAAGGTCACCAAGACCACCGGCCGAGGCGGCCAGGGCGGTTACGGCGGCGGTGGCGGCGGCCAGCAGGGCGGCGGCTGGGGCGGTGGCTCCGGCGGCGGTCAGCAGCAGGGTGGCGGCGGTGCTCCCGCCGACGACCCCTGGGCGACCGGTGCGCCGGCCGGCGGCGGTCAGCAGCAGGGCGGCGGCGGTGGCGGCTGGGGCGGAAGCTCCGGCGGCTCCGGTGGCGGCTACTCGGACGAGCCCCCCTTCTAA